The genomic interval TGATAAATCCGGACGATCCGGTGGATCTGACCTACTCGCAGGACTGCGAGAAGTTCATCGTCAAGATGCCCGGCTCCCTGCTCGAGGCGGCCTGCGCCGAGAACCACTGGCACTGGCCCGGCGAGGGCATCCGCTTCACCGCCAGCCGCCACGGCCTCCAGGAGATCGGCGGCCTGCTCAACCTGCTCGGCCTGGTCTGCGAGGAGGCCGAAGCCGGTAGCGCAGTGCCCCGCCTGCAGGAGCACTACGGGCGGATCATCGCCAACAAGCTGCTCTGCCTGCAGAGCAACGTCCGCCGCGAGCAGCCGGGCAGCGCCTCGGCGATCTTCGAGCGGATCGCGCACTTCATCGAGGAAAACCTCAAGCAGGACATCACCCTCGAGCAACTGGCCGGGCTGGCGAACGTCAGTCCGCGCTCGCTCTATGCGCTGTTCGAGAAGCACGCCAGGACCACGCCCAGGCATTACGTTCGGCAGAAGAAGCTCGAGCGGATCAACGCCAGCCTGCGCGATCCCTCGGTGCCGGTGCGCAACATCACCGAGGTGGCGCTCGACTACGGCTTCCTGCACCTCGGGCGCTTTTCCGAATCCTACCGCAACGCCTTCGGCGAGCTGCCTTCGGACACCCTGAAGCGCCGCGCCTGCTGACCCTTCCACCTCGCCGCGCCGTTATCCGCGCCGCCCCGGTCTTGCGCCGGGGCGGCGCGTTCGTTTTTGTCCGGAACCTGCGTACCGCGTTTGCAGAGAGTGGATAAAGGTCGTGCAGGAAACGGATATTGCCGGACCTTGCCGGTTCTTAGCATGGGGCTCTGACACAAAAACAACGGAGCCGACGGCAATGACTCTTGGAATCGACGAGATCAACGGCTTGCTGGAAGAGGACCGCGAAAAGGGCCTCTACCGCTGCAAGCGGGACATGTTCATCGACCCGGAACTCTTCGAGCTGGAGATGAAGCACATCTTCGAAGGGAACTGGATCTACCTGGCCCACGACAGCCAGATCCCCGAAAAGAACGACTACTACACCACCTACATCGGCCGCCAGCCGATCATCATCGCCCGCACCAAGGACGGCGAGCTGAACGCCTTCATCAACGCCTGCAGCCACCGCGGCGCGGCGCTGTGCCGCTTCAAGAGCGGCAACAAGGCCACCTACACCTGTCCGTTCCACGGCTGGACCTTCAGCAACTCCGGCAAGCTGTTGAAAGTGAAGGACCCGGCCGATGCGGGCTACCCGGACAGCTTCAACTGCAACGGCTCGCACGACCTGCAGAAGATCGCCCGCTTCGAGTCCTACCGCGGCTTCCTGTTCGGCAGCCTGAGCGCTGACGTCCAGCCGCTGGGCGAGTTCCTCGGCGAGTCGGCGAAGATCATCGACATGGTGGTCGACCAGTCGGCGGAAGGCCTGGAAGTATTGCGCGGCGCCTCCACCTACGTGTTCGAGGGCAACTGGAAGCTGCAGGCCGAGAACGGCGCCGACGGCTACCACGTGACCGCCACCCACTGGAACTACGCCGCGACCCAGAACCAGCGCAAGCTCAAGGACGCCGGCGACGACATCCGCGCCATGAGCGCCGGTGGCTGGGGCAAGAAGGGCGGCGGCTTCTACGCCTTCGAGAACGGCCACATCCTGCTCTGGACCCGCTGGGACAACCCGGAAGACCGTCCGCTGTACCAGCGCCGCGACGAACTGGCCCAGGCGTTCGGCCAGGCCCGCGCCGACTGGATGATCGGCCATTCGCGCAACCTCTGCCTGTACCCCAACCTCTACCTGATGGACCAGTTCGGCTCGCAGCTGCGCATCGCCCGGCCGATCTCGGTCGACAAGACCGAAGTGACCATCTACTGCATCGCGCCCAAGGGCGAGAACGCCGAGGCGCGCGCCCACCGCATCCGCCAGTACGAAGACTTCTTCAACGTGACCGGCATGGCCACCCCGGACGACCTCGAGGAGTTCCGCGCCTGCCAGCAGGGCTTCCAGGGCCGCGCGGCGGTCTGGAACGACATGTCCCGCGGTGCCACCCACTGGATCGACGGAGCTGACGAGGCCGCCCGGGAAATCGGCCTGGCGCCGAAGATGAGCGGCGTGCGCACCGAGGACGAAGGGCTTTACATCATGCAGCACCGCTACTGGCAGGAGCGCATGACCGCGGCATTGAAGCAAGAGCAGGACAGGCTGATTCACGTGGAGGGCAACTGATCATGAACGCATCCTACGAAGCCGTACGTGACTTCCTCTACCGTGAAGCCCGCTACCTGGACGAGAAGGACTGGGACAGCTGGCTGGAGCAGTACGCACCCGAGTGCACCTTCTGGATGCCGGCCTGGGACGACCGCGACCAGCTCACCGAAGATCCGCGGAGCCAGATCTCGCTGATCTGGTACGGCAACCGCCGCGGCCTGGAGGACCGGGTGTTCCGCATCCGTACCGAGCGCTCCAGCGCGACCATTCCGGATACCCGCACCTCGCACAACATCGCCAACCTGGAAATCCTCGAGCAGACCGGCGAGCTGTGCCGCCTGCGCTTCAACTGGCACACCCTGAGCTTCCGCTACAAGACCGTCGACCAGTTCTACGGCACCAGCTTCTACACCCTCGACATCCGCGGCGAGAACCCGCTGATCAAGGAGAAGAAGGTCGTGCTGAAGAACGACTACGTGCGTCACGTCCTCGACATCTACCACATCTGAACACAGCTCGAAGACCGCGCTCCGCCGGCGCCGTGCGGGACCCCCTGCGTTCCGCCCGCCGTCCGGCGGCTGCTCCAACCCAAAAATTAGAGCGGGGTGCCATATGTCATACAAGGTTGCGCTGAATTTCGAAGACGGGGTCACCCGTTTCATCGAGGTGGACAGTGGTGAAACCGTCGCCGACGCCGCCTACCGTCAGGGCATCAATATTCCGCTGGACTGCCGCGACGGAGCCTGTGGCGCCTGCAAGTGCCTTGCCGAAGCCGGTCGTTACGACCTGGGCGACAACTATATCGAGGACGCACTGAGCGAGGCGGAGAAGGCCGAAGGCCTGGTGCTGACCTGCCAGATGCGTCCGGAAAGCGACTGCGTGCTGCGCATTCCGGCCTCCTCCGAAGTCTGCAAGACCCAGCAGGCCAGCTACGAGGCGGTCATCAGCGACGTGCGCGCGCTGTCTCCCAGCGTGATTTCCCTGTCGATCAAGGGTGCGTCCCTGGCCAGGCTGTCCTTCCTGCCGGGCCAGTACGTCAATCTCGGGGTGCCGGGCAGCGACCAGACCCGCGCCTATTCCTTCAGCTCGCTGCCGCAGGACGGCGAGGTCAGCTTCCTGATCCGCAACGTGCCGGGCGGCCTGATGAGCGGCTATCTCAGCCAGCAGGCCAGAGCCGGCGACGCCATGACCCTGACCGGGCCCTTGGGCAGCTTCTACCTGCGCGAGATCCGCCGCCCGCTGCTGATGCTGGCCGGCGGCACCGGCCTCGCGCCCTTCACCGCCATGCTGGAGAAGATCGCCGAGAGCGGCAGCGCGCATCCGGTCCACCTGATCTACGGCGTCACCCACGACGCCGATCTGGTGGAAATGGACCGGCTGCAGGAGTTCGCCGTGCGCATGCCGAATTTCACCTTCACGGCCTGCGTGGCCAGCCCGGAGAGCGACTATCCGCAGAAGGGCTACGTCACCCAGCACATCGCGCCCAGGCACCTGAACGACGGCGAGGTGGACATCTACCTGTGCGGCCCGCCGCCGATGGTCGAGGCGGTCAACGGGTTCCTCCGCGAGCAGGGCATCCAGCCGGCCAATTTCCACTACGAGAAGTTCGCCGCCAGCCTCTGAGCCGCTGCTGCCCGTGTCCGCACGGGCGGCCCCAAGGATAGAAACGCCATGCATGAAAAACGCTTTCAAGACAGGGTCGCGGTGGTCACCGGCGCGGCCCAGGGCATCGGCCGGCGCGTTGCCGAAAGGCTGTTCGCCGAGGGCGTCCGGCTGGTCGCGGTGGATCGCTCCGAGCTGGTCCACGAGCTCGAGGCGCTGGGCGCCGGCCGGGTGCTGACGCTGACCGCCGACCTGGAGCGCTTCGCCGACTGCCAGGGGGTGATGACGGCGGCGGTCGAGCGCTTCGGCCGTCTCGACATCCTGATCAACAACGTCGGCGGCACCATCTGGGCCAAGCCCTTCGAGCACTACGCCGAAGAACAGATCGAGGCCGAGGTGCGCCGCTCGCTGTTCCCCACCCTGTGGTGCTGCCGTGCCGCCCTGCCGCCGATGCTCGAACAGGGCAGGGGAGCCATCGTCAACGTCTCCTCGATCGCCACCCGCGGCGTCAACCGCGCCCCCTACGGCGCGGCCAAGGGCGGCGTCAACGCGCTCACCGCCTGCCTGGCCTTCGAGACCGCCGGGCGCGGCATCCGCGTCAACGCCACCGCCCCCGGCGGCACCGAGGCGCCGCCGCGGCGCATCCCGCGCAACGCCGCCGAGCCGAGCGAGCAGGAGAAGGCCTGGTACCAGCAGATCGTCGAGCAGACCGTCGACAGCTCGCTGATGAAGCGCTACGGGACCATCGACGAGCAGGTCGGGGCGATCCTCTTCCTGGCTTCCGACGAAGCCTCCTACATCACCGGCACGACCCTGCCGGTGGGAGGCGGCGACCTGGGTTGAGGCCGGCGCTCCGCCGCGGGGCGGCCTCCCGCCGGGCGGAGCGCGCACGTGGTTTTGCGATTACAACAACAACAGAGATCCACGCCATGCAAACAATCGACGTCAATCGCCTCATCGACGAGGCGCGCTTCAACCGCTTCCACTGGAGGGTGCTGTGCTGGTGCGCACTGCTGCTGATCTTCGACGGCTATGACCTGTTCATCTACGGGGTGGTCCTGCCGGTATTGATGAAGACCTGGAGCCTGACGCCGCTGGAGGCCGGCGCGCTGGGCAGCTATGCGCTGTTCGGCATGATGTTCGGCGCGCTGTTCTTCGGCCCGCTGGCCGACCGGATCGGCCGCAAGAAGGGCATCGCCATCTGCTTTCTGCTGTTCAGCGGCTTCACCGTGCTCAACGGCTTCACCCGCAACCCCCTGGAATTCGGCATCTGCCGCTTCATGGCCGGCCTCGGCATCTACATGCTGCCGCGCTTCGGCTGGGAGGCGATGTTCCAGGCCGCCGCCGTGCCGCTGCTGCTGTTGCCGCTGATCCTCTGGTTCCTGCCCGAATCGGTCGGCTACCTGCTGCGCCAGGGACGCACCGAGCAGGCACGCGCCATCCTCAGGCGCATCGATCCGGACCGGGTGCTGCAGGACGACGATTTGCTGGAGATGGCCGAGGCCAAAAGCGAGGGTGCGCCGGTGCTGCAGCTGTTCCGCGAGGGCCGTGCGCTGAGCACCCTATCGATCTGGGTGGCGTTCTTCTGCTGCCTGCTGATGGTCTATGCGCTCAGCTCCTGGCTGCCGAAGATGATGGCCAGCGCCGGCTACAGCCTGGGCTCCAGCCTGTCGTTCCTGCTGGCGCTCAACTTCGGCGCGGTGTTCGGCGCCATCGGCGGCGGCTGGCTGGGCGACCGGCTGAACCTGCCCAAGGTGCTGGTGGCGTTCTTCGCCGTCGCCGCCCTGTCGATCGGCCTGCTCGGCTTCAAGAGCCCGACCCCGGTGCTCTACACCCTGATCGCGCTGGCCGGGGCGACCACCATCGGTTCGCAGATCCTGCTCTACGCCTGTGCCGCGCAGTTCTACGCCATGGCCATCCGCTCCACCGGCCTGGGCTGGGCCTCGGGGATCGGCCGCAATGGCGCCATCGTCGGCCCGCTGCTCGGCGGGGCGCTGGTCGGCATGAGCCTGCCGCTGCAGGTGAACTTCATCGCCTTCGCCATTCCGGGCCTGATCGCGGCCATTGCCATGACCCTGTTCTGCGTGCACCGGCAGGCGACGGGCGCTGCGGCCGGCGAGGCCCTGGCGTAACGGGCGGAAGAGGTGGCGGAGGGGAAGCGAAGGGCTGCCGGGTCTGTTTTCGCGCGCTCTTTCGCCGTCTCACGAAAGTTGTCCCGGAAACGGGAAATAAACACAGCACCTTGAATCAAGGCGGCCGAACCGAGGCCGGCCTTACTGCACTCGAGAACTCTATTGCCAATATCTGCCTGCAAGTGCGCCTGATAACTTTCCAGGCACTTCTCACAATAACAACAAGAGACACATCATGAAGCGAAAACTGCAATTCGCTATAACGCTTGCGACGGCCAGCGGTATTCCTGCAGCCATGGCCGAGAGTGGATTCATCGAAGAATCCACCGCTACCCTGCAACTTCGCAATTATTATTTCATGCGCGACTTCTCCGATATCCAGGGACGCAACCGGCAGTCCAAGGCGGAGGAGTGGGCGCAGGGCTTCATGCTCAACTTCAAGTCCGGTTATACCCAGGGACCGGTCGGCTTCGGCCTCGACGCGCTCGCCCTGGTGGGCGTCAAGCTCGACAGCAGCCGCGACCGCACCAACACCGCACTGCTGCCGGTGCACGACGACGGCGAGGCGGCCGACGAGTACGCCCGCCTGGGGCTGACGCTGAAGACCCGCTTCTCCAACACCGAGCTGCGCTTCGGCGAGCAGACGCCGAACCTGCCGATCCTGGCGCACACCGACAACCGCCTGCTGCCGCAGACCTACCAGGGCACGACCCTGATTTCCCGGGAAATCCCCGGGCTGACCCTGCAGGCCGGCCGGCTGAACTCCGCCAGCATGCGCAACTCGACCGACGACGGCGAGATGACCGCACTGATCATCAACGACCCGATCAACCCCAGGCGCCTGGCCCACGTCAGTGGCGATCACTACAACTACCTCGGCGGCGACTACAGCTTCAACGCCAACCGCACCACTCTGAGCTTCTGGCAGGGCCAGCTGGAGGACATCTACCAGCAGCGCTTCTACGGCATCAGGCATGCCCTGCCGCTGGGCGCCTGGACCCTGGCCGCCGACATCGGCTACTACACCGCCCAGGACGACGGCAACACCGATGCCGGCAGCCTCGACAACCAGCTGCTCTACGGGCTGTTCTCGGCCAAATACCAGGGCCACACCTTCTTCGTCGGCTACCAGGGCGTCTACGGCGACGACGGCTTCCTGCGCATCGGCGACACCCTCTCGCCGCTCGGCAACGAGCTGCCGACCTACCAGTTCTCCGCGCCGGACGAGCGCTCCTGGCAGATCCGCCACGACTTCGATTTCGCCACCCTCGGCCTGCCCGGCCTGACCAGCACCCTGCGCTACGTCAAGGGCGACAACGTCGACACCGGGCCGCGCGGCTTCGAGGGCGAGGAGTGGGAGCGCGACCTCGACCTGGCCTACACCATCCAGAGCGGTCCGTTGAAGAACGTCAGCATCCGCTGGCGCAACGCGATCGCCCGCTCCAACTATGCCAGCGACATCGACGAGAACCGCATCATCATCAACTATGCGATCAAATTGTTTTAGTCGACTTTATCCGTAACTCCCTATGGGGGTGCAATTAACGCCAGACCGTATGGGCATATCGGAAGAAGGTTGAAAGAAACAGGCTGCCGAACTGTTCCGCACAACGTTTTCAGAGTTTCAGGGTTATCTGCTCGGGAGGGCAAGGCATAAATGCGCAACAGACTATTGTCATTTTGGTTGATGATCGGAAAAGAGCGTTTTTTCGTATTCGGCCAATTGCGGAAAAACCAAAAGCGGATATTCGGCAAGAGCATTTTCTCGAACTCGGGCCGGCAACTTCCGGCTGCAGGAAAAGGCAATTGCCTGATTTTCCGGAAGTTCTTCGGAAATCGCGAAGAGCGAAAGACAGCGATGCTTTTTGCGCATCGTTTAGTGCCTGTATTCGATTGGACGGCATTGCTGGCCCTGTTTACCTTCCAGCCACTCCCGAAGCATTCCGCCTCCGGCAGGGGCTTCGATACCGACAACTCTTTCGCCACCCACGCCTAGCCCGCAGGAAAACAACCATGCGCCAA from Azotobacter salinestris carries:
- a CDS encoding AraC family transcriptional regulator yields the protein MEFSLLREKSVVFKGADPYDVSGYVNQHVGAHSIRLSQSSHPTADLSHRKFGDLDLCRISYGGTVRVTSEALETIYHLQILLKGHCLWRGARGQEHHFVPGELLLINPDDPVDLTYSQDCEKFIVKMPGSLLEAACAENHWHWPGEGIRFTASRHGLQEIGGLLNLLGLVCEEAEAGSAVPRLQEHYGRIIANKLLCLQSNVRREQPGSASAIFERIAHFIEENLKQDITLEQLAGLANVSPRSLYALFEKHARTTPRHYVRQKKLERINASLRDPSVPVRNITEVALDYGFLHLGRFSESYRNAFGELPSDTLKRRAC
- a CDS encoding MFS transporter, coding for MQTIDVNRLIDEARFNRFHWRVLCWCALLLIFDGYDLFIYGVVLPVLMKTWSLTPLEAGALGSYALFGMMFGALFFGPLADRIGRKKGIAICFLLFSGFTVLNGFTRNPLEFGICRFMAGLGIYMLPRFGWEAMFQAAAVPLLLLPLILWFLPESVGYLLRQGRTEQARAILRRIDPDRVLQDDDLLEMAEAKSEGAPVLQLFREGRALSTLSIWVAFFCCLLMVYALSSWLPKMMASAGYSLGSSLSFLLALNFGAVFGAIGGGWLGDRLNLPKVLVAFFAVAALSIGLLGFKSPTPVLYTLIALAGATTIGSQILLYACAAQFYAMAIRSTGLGWASGIGRNGAIVGPLLGGALVGMSLPLQVNFIAFAIPGLIAAIAMTLFCVHRQATGAAAGEALA
- a CDS encoding 1,6-dihydroxycyclohexa-2,4-diene-1-carboxylate dehydrogenase gives rise to the protein MHEKRFQDRVAVVTGAAQGIGRRVAERLFAEGVRLVAVDRSELVHELEALGAGRVLTLTADLERFADCQGVMTAAVERFGRLDILINNVGGTIWAKPFEHYAEEQIEAEVRRSLFPTLWCCRAALPPMLEQGRGAIVNVSSIATRGVNRAPYGAAKGGVNALTACLAFETAGRGIRVNATAPGGTEAPPRRIPRNAAEPSEQEKAWYQQIVEQTVDSSLMKRYGTIDEQVGAILFLASDEASYITGTTLPVGGGDLG
- the benA gene encoding benzoate 1,2-dioxygenase large subunit produces the protein MTLGIDEINGLLEEDREKGLYRCKRDMFIDPELFELEMKHIFEGNWIYLAHDSQIPEKNDYYTTYIGRQPIIIARTKDGELNAFINACSHRGAALCRFKSGNKATYTCPFHGWTFSNSGKLLKVKDPADAGYPDSFNCNGSHDLQKIARFESYRGFLFGSLSADVQPLGEFLGESAKIIDMVVDQSAEGLEVLRGASTYVFEGNWKLQAENGADGYHVTATHWNYAATQNQRKLKDAGDDIRAMSAGGWGKKGGGFYAFENGHILLWTRWDNPEDRPLYQRRDELAQAFGQARADWMIGHSRNLCLYPNLYLMDQFGSQLRIARPISVDKTEVTIYCIAPKGENAEARAHRIRQYEDFFNVTGMATPDDLEEFRACQQGFQGRAAVWNDMSRGATHWIDGADEAAREIGLAPKMSGVRTEDEGLYIMQHRYWQERMTAALKQEQDRLIHVEGN
- a CDS encoding OprD family porin, with product MKRKLQFAITLATASGIPAAMAESGFIEESTATLQLRNYYFMRDFSDIQGRNRQSKAEEWAQGFMLNFKSGYTQGPVGFGLDALALVGVKLDSSRDRTNTALLPVHDDGEAADEYARLGLTLKTRFSNTELRFGEQTPNLPILAHTDNRLLPQTYQGTTLISREIPGLTLQAGRLNSASMRNSTDDGEMTALIINDPINPRRLAHVSGDHYNYLGGDYSFNANRTTLSFWQGQLEDIYQQRFYGIRHALPLGAWTLAADIGYYTAQDDGNTDAGSLDNQLLYGLFSAKYQGHTFFVGYQGVYGDDGFLRIGDTLSPLGNELPTYQFSAPDERSWQIRHDFDFATLGLPGLTSTLRYVKGDNVDTGPRGFEGEEWERDLDLAYTIQSGPLKNVSIRWRNAIARSNYASDIDENRIIINYAIKLF
- the benB gene encoding benzoate 1,2-dioxygenase small subunit, with translation MNASYEAVRDFLYREARYLDEKDWDSWLEQYAPECTFWMPAWDDRDQLTEDPRSQISLIWYGNRRGLEDRVFRIRTERSSATIPDTRTSHNIANLEILEQTGELCRLRFNWHTLSFRYKTVDQFYGTSFYTLDIRGENPLIKEKKVVLKNDYVRHVLDIYHI
- the benC gene encoding benzoate 1,2-dioxygenase electron transfer component BenC; protein product: MSYKVALNFEDGVTRFIEVDSGETVADAAYRQGINIPLDCRDGACGACKCLAEAGRYDLGDNYIEDALSEAEKAEGLVLTCQMRPESDCVLRIPASSEVCKTQQASYEAVISDVRALSPSVISLSIKGASLARLSFLPGQYVNLGVPGSDQTRAYSFSSLPQDGEVSFLIRNVPGGLMSGYLSQQARAGDAMTLTGPLGSFYLREIRRPLLMLAGGTGLAPFTAMLEKIAESGSAHPVHLIYGVTHDADLVEMDRLQEFAVRMPNFTFTACVASPESDYPQKGYVTQHIAPRHLNDGEVDIYLCGPPPMVEAVNGFLREQGIQPANFHYEKFAASL